Sequence from the Corallococcus sp. EGB genome:
CGGCAGACGCCCTTCTCCCTGGAGTGGCGCCTGAAGGAGTTCACCCGCTGGCGCTCGGACGCGAACCCCAACGGCACGCTCAACTATCCCTCGTTGTCGCTGGTTCCCGCGCCGTTCGGCTACCAGTACGGGTGGGTGGGCTACCAGGGCGAGCTGTTCAACATGTGGCTGCCGCGCGGAGAGGATGGCGTCATCGCGAGCCGGCTCGCCTACGGCAATCCCTATCCGTCCAGCTGGGGCGTGGTGGGCACCGCCGGCTATTCGTTCCGGTCCGCGACGCCCGTCGTCGTCGGGAGCCGGGTCCACTACCCCAGCGGCAACATCTTCGTCACCGACCGGCTGGACCACCTGGTCGCCGGCCCCATCCAGCCGGCCCTCTCGCCGCCGCGGGAGCTGCGCATCGACGGCCTGGACGCCTATGTGTCGCGCGTGGTGGGCACCAACCAGCCCGTCATCTCCTGGCGGCCCCCCGCCCTGGGCACGGCCCGGAACTACGTGGTGTCTGTCATCCAGTTGATGGGCACCTGGACCTCCAACCCCACGCTGCGCTTCGCCGTGCCGGGTGACCGGACCCAGGTCCGCCTGCCGCCGGGCCTGCTGCTGCCCGGCTCCACCTACTACGTGCGTGTGTTGGCGGACGGCTCGCCGCTCTACGAGCCCTCGCGCGCCCCGTACATCACCGGGGAGCTGTTGCCCTCCATCACCGCGGACACGTTCAGCGCCGCCTTCACCACGCCGTAGTTCCGGCGTGCGGGCCCGCTACCGCGCCGTCTGGCGGTGGCGGGCCATGCATTGCTGGTAGCGGGCGTCCACCGACTTCGCGAACCACGCGGTGGTGCGCTCCCCGCTCAGCTTCACGCTCTTGAGCGTCACCTGGGGCAATTGGGCATACGCGGGCGCCTCTCCCGTCTGCTTCGCGTACACGCGCTTCACGGCCAGGTACGTGTCCGTCTTCTCGAAGTCCGCCGTCTTCTCCTCCTCCACGTCCCGGCGCACCCGACGCTCGCTCAGGTCCGGCGCGTAGCGCTGGCGGAAGAGGAGCAGCGCCTTGAGGCTCTGGCTGTCCTCGCCCCGGGGCTCTCCCTTCTTGTCATACAAGCGCAGGTCGCCATCCGTCGCCAGGGGGACGCCGGTGAGGCGGCTGACCTGGGCCTGCAGCGCGGCGTTGCGGGAGCTGTAGACGCCTCCGTTGTAATCCGCGAAGCGGTAGAGCGGCGCGTCGTACGCGGCCTCGAAGCCCAGGAGCCGCGCGGTGCCGTAGCGCACGCCGCCCGCGCGCGTATAGAGCGACTCGCGCACCGCCACCGGATCCGCGTCCGGGCCCGCCTTCTCCACCGCGTAGCGCACGCTGACCTGCATGGAGCCCGCGGTGGTGACGGGGTTCTGCCCCGCGAACGAGGACGGACCGAACAGGGAGCTGGCCAGGTCCGCGGCCGCGTACGCCGTCGGGTACTCCGCCTCGTAGTACGCCAGCATGTCGCGGAAGAGCCGGTCCAGGTCCCGCTCGGTGCGCAGGGCATCCAGCCGCTCGCTGAAGGTGCGCTTCGCCCCCTTCGGCTTCGCCGCGAGCACCTCGTCCAGCAGCCGCCGCCCCAGGGGGCCCAGCCGTCCCGCCGTGGTGTCCAGCTTCTGGCGCACCAGCCTGGGCAGCCCCGGCACCGCGGGGTCCGCCTGGAAGCCGGACTCCTGTTCGATGATGGCCAGCACCTGACACACCACCGGCGCCGACGCGGGAATCGCCTCCGCGTCCAGCGCCGCCAGCACGTCGCGCGCCCAACCCTCGCGCTCCGCTCCCTTCACCTTCGCGGGCATCAGCCGCGCCACCTGCGCCACCGACAACGTGGGTGGCGCGGGCACCTCCGTCACCACCGGCGCCCGCGACGCGCAGGCCGTGAGCGCCAGCGCCGCACCCACGTACAACACGCCTGTCCAACGCCGGACGGCGGTCCGCGTCATGCCCGCCTCCCGCCGCAGGTGAGAGGGCGTCTCATGAAACATTTTTTGAGACATCCCGGAGGCGGGTCCGTTCCCTCCCGAGAGCCGGTGAATAGCGGCAAAACTGCTGTAAATTTCTTAAACTGCAATTCTTGAGTTCCACGCTCGAGCATTAGGAAAGGAGAAAGTGGCAAAACGCACTTTCTCCAAAAAGAAGTTGATCTGATGAATTCGAATGTGTCACGTATCATCCCGCTGTTTTTTCCTGGAGGTATCGCTTTGGCTCATCGACTGTTGAAGACGATTGGCGCAGCCTGGCTGGGTGTGGCTCTGACGGCGTGCGGCACGCAGGGTTCGACGGGGGAGGAGACGCAGGCTCCCGAGCAGGAGAAGTCGGGCGAGGACATCCAGAGCGCGCTGAACGCGCTCGGCGGCGCGCAGGTGTTGGGGGTGCACGCGGACGGCATCCCGGACAGCATCCGTGGCGAGCTGGGCCGGGTGGAGCGGACGCTGAACACGCTGCAGTCGAGCCGTCAGGCGGTGGCCGGCGTGGCCGCGGCGTTCCGGCTGAACCCGGACGACCTGGTGTTGCGCAAGTCGAGCACCGACGAGCAGGGCAACCAGCACCTGCGCTTCACGCAGACGAAGAACGGCCTGGAGGTCGTCGGCGGTGAGCTGGTGGTTCACGTGCGCCCGGACGGCACGGTGTTCCGCGCCAACGGGTCCGCGCGCGACGGCCTGAACGTGTCCGCCATGCCGCGCATCGCCGGCACGGCCGCTCGCGAAGCGGCGCTGAGCGCGACGGTGGGCACGGGCCTGGACGTCCAGGGCTCCCCCCGCCTGGTGTACGTGCGCACAGAGGACGGCGCGCTCCGCCTGGCGTACGAAGTGACGGTGACGGGTGAGAAGGACCTGATGCCGCTGCGCGACCGCGTGTACGTGAGCGCGGTGGACGGCTCCATCGTGCTGCGCGCGCCGCAGATCCACTCCGCGCTCAACCGCAAGGTGTACAGCTCGAACAACACCACCACCACCCCGGGCACGCTCAAGCGCTCCGAGGGCCAGGCGGCCATCGGTGACTCGCATGTCGACATGAACTACGACATGCTGGGCTACACCTACGACTGCTACAAGACGAACTTCAACCGCGACTCGCTGAACAACGCGGGCCAGACGCTGATCAGCTCGGTCCACTACAGCAAGAACTACGTGAACGCCTACTGGGACGGCACCCAGATGGTGTACGGCGACGGCGACGGCGTGAACTCCATCGAGCTGGGCAAGGACGCGGACGTCACGGTCCACGAGCTGACCCACGCGGTGACGCAGAACGAGTCCAACCTCACGTACTCCGGCCAGTCCGGCGGCCTCAACGAGGCCATGTCCGACACCTTCGGCGCCATCTGCGAGAGCTGGGCCTCCGGCACGTGGAGCACCGCGCCGGACGTCTGGATGGTGGGCGAGGACGTGTGGACCCCCGGCGTCGCGGGTGACGCGCTCCGCTACATGGACGACCCGGCGAAGGACGGCGTGTCGCTCGACTGGGCGCCGGACTACTCCGGCCAGGACGTGCACTACACCTCTGGCGTGCCCAACCTGGCGTTCGCGCTGCTCTCCAAGGGCGGCACGCACCCGCGCGGCAAGAGCACCGTGAACGTGCCGGGCATCGGCGTCCAGAAGGCCGGGCAGATCTGGTACCGCGCCAACACGGAGCTCTACACGGCGGGCACGACGTACGTGCAGGCCAAGGCCTGGACCATCCAGGCGGCGGCGGACCTGGGCTATGACCAGGCCACGCAGGACGCGGTGAAGGCGGCCTGGGAAGCGGTGGGCGTGGGCGTGACGGTTCCGCCCCCGACCTCCACCCCGCTGACCAACGGCACGCCGGTGACCGGCCTGTCCGGCAGCTCGGGCAGCAAGAAGTACTACTCGCTGGTCGTCCCCTCGGGCGCCACGAACCTCAAGTTCGTCACGACCGGCGGCACGGGTGACGTGGACCTGTACGTGCGCTTCGGCGCGGCGCCGGACTCGGCCACCTACGATTGCCGTCCGTACGCCAGTGGCAACGAGGAGACGTGCACCATCACCAACATCCAGGCGGGCACCTACTACGTGATGCTGAACGCCTACTCCGCCTACTCCGGCGTGACGCTGACGGGCAGCTACAGCACGGGCGGTGGCGGCGGTGGCAACGTGCTGCAGAACAACGTGCCGGTGACGGGCATCTCCGGCGCCTCCGGCTCCTTCACCCAGGAGTGGATCACCGTGGACGTGCCGGCGAGCAAGAAGGTCACGTTCTCCATCGCGGGTGGCACGGGCGACGCGGACATGTACGTGAAGTTCGGCTCCTCGCCGACGACCGCGTCGTATGACTGCCGTCCGTACCTGTCCGGCAACAACGAGTCGTGCAGCATCACCAAGACGACCGCGGGCAAGTACTACGTGAAGCTCAACGGGTACACGGCCTACTCGGGCGTGACGCTCAAGGCGGTCTGGTAGTCGCACCCGCTTCCAGCCCGGCTCCCTTCGCGTGAGGGGAGTCCGGGATGAAGACAGGCACCCGGGGAGCCTCCATGGCTTCCCGGGTGTCGTCGTTTCAGGCACCGGAACGTGCCGCCTAACGCCGCACCTGCACGTCGCGCGCGACGGTGCGGCCGCCCATGAGGACGAACTGCGCGCGCACCGGCGTGCCTTCCTGGAGCTCCTTGAGGGGCACGCGCTGGCCCTGGCGCAGACCGCGGCTGCGCTGGTCGAGTTGGAGCTCGTAGACGGTACCTTCGCCGTCGCGCACGTGCAGGGTGTTCCGGCCCACGCTGGTCACCCGGCCGCTCACCGTGCTGGACGCGATGATGACCTGCTCCAGCGGCCGGTTGGCGGAGGTGTCCGTCACCGCCGCCTGTGCCGCCTTGGCCGCGCCCTCGTACCAGGCCTCGTCATCGCTGGCCTGCACGGCCTGGGCGCCAATCATGACCCGCCCCTCGGCGGGCGCCCGCGTCGTGGGCGTGCCGTCCGGGCGGCCCTGGGGCTGCTGTCGGGCGTTCGCCTGTGCGTTGGGGTTGGGCGGGGCGCTCTGACGGGCCTGCGCCGTCTGGGCGGGCTCGTTCACGCGAGGTCCTGGGAGCGGCCGGGCAGCGGGCGGAGGCGTCGTATCCGGAGGCACTTGCGCGTTCGCGGCGGGCCGCGCGTCCCCGCTTGGAGGCCGGGTGGTGTCCACCGTGCTCCGCGCCAGCGCGGGCGTGGCCGGCACCATCAGTCCGCCGCTCGCGGAGTCGCGGGCCTGCATCGCCGTCGGCATCGCGTCCGCGGTGTCATGCTCCCGACAGCCGGGAGCGAGCGAGCACAAACCCACCATCCCCAACCACATCCACCGTCCACCCATCCGCCAACCCTCCCGCAGGCGAACCTGCGGACGACCCCCTGCCGGTGCAAGCGTCCAGCGTCTGGAAGGGTGTTGGCTTCTGGATGGCGGCTACGCGGGGAGCGTGGCGGCCACGGCGCGCACGTGGTCGCGCACCCGCTCCCTCGCGGCGATGAGCTCCGTCGCGCTCGAGGGGGTGTAGCCCAGGCACAGGACCACGTCATCCTCGGGGGCGGCGCGCGTACCCAGCGCCGCGTAGTCGAGCGAGCGCGGGGTGGGTTCCCCTTCCGGGTCATGGGTGAAGCGCCCGAACACGGTGGCCTGGCCGTCGCGGCCGGGGGCCGTCTCCTTGAGGGCGAAGAGGCGGCGCACGGCGGCGAGCGATTCCGGACGCTCGCGCAGGACGTCGGGGGACGCGGGGCCTCCCAGCTCCCACTCGAGGAGCTTCAGGCAGCCGCGCACGAACTCCACGTCGGTGATGACGAGCCCATAGAGGTACCAGTCCGCGCACGCGGCCTGGATCAGCCGCGCCTGCGCGTCGGTGAGCCAGCCGAAGGATGGACAGGTGAAGGTTTCACAGACAGTGGCGCGGTAGACGCCGCAGTCGCGCAGGTCCGTGCCTCCCGTCACCAGCGGGTGGCCCAGGCAGCCCACGCGCTGGCGCTCCGCGTCCAGGAAGCCCAGCAGGGGACATACCCGCACGATGGGGAAGAGCGCGGGGGCGTCCCGGTTCGCGGTGAGCTCGCGCGCGGCCTCGGCGTAGGCCTCGGGCGTGTGGGGCGTGCGGGACAGGCGCTCGGTCTGCGCCGTGAGCCTGCGGGTCAGCGCCGCGCGCGAGTGGTCCCGGAAGTTGTAGAGGCCGCAGCAGGCGCCGCAGGACGCGCCCCTGCCGGGCTGGCACAGGTGGAAGGAGACGGACATGTCAGAACCAGTCCGGACGCATGCGCGCGTAGGAGTCCTCGCCCGTGCGGCACAGGTGGGCGAGCAGCGGCACGCGCGGCACCTCCACGGCGAACCAGTACTGCGCGGCGGCGAGCTTGCCCTCGTAGAAGGCGGTGTCCTCCGGTGAGGGAGCGCGCGCGAGGCCTTCCTTCGCGGCGGCTGCTTGCGCGAGCCAGCGCCACGCGACGGCCACCACGCTGAAGAGCTCCAGGAAGTCCGTGCTGTGGCGGAGCATCACGTCCACTTCGCCGGCCATGCCTCGCGCGCCCAGCTCCAGGGTGAGGGACGCGGCCTGCTGGAGCGCGTCCTCCAAGGCATCGCTCCACGCGGGCTCCACCCCGGCGGCGCGGGCACGGGCGGTGGTGGCGCGCACCTCCTCGTCGAGCGCCTGGAGCGCGGCGCCGCCCTCCGCCACTGCCTTGCGCCCGAGCAGGTCCAGGCCCTGGATGCCGGTGGTGCCCTCGTGGATGCTGTTGAGCTTCTGGTCTCGCAGCCACGCTTCGGGGAGGTACTCGCTGGAGTAGCCGTAGCCGCCGTGGATCTGCAGCGCGAGCGCGTTGGACTCGAAGCCCTTCTCCGCGGGGAACGTCTTGGCGATGGGCGTGAGCAGGTCCAGCAGCAGCTGCGCGCGCTTGCGCGTGGCTTCGTCCGGGGCGTGGTGGGCGAGGTCCGACTGCGTGGAGGTGAGGAGCAGGAGCGCGAGGCCGCCCTCCACGATGGCCTTCTGGCGCAGCAGCATGCGCCGCACGTCCGCGTGTTCGATGATGGGGGACTGGGCGCGCGAGGTGTCGCGGATGCCGGCGGGGCGGCCCTGGGGGCGCTCGCGCGCGTAGGCGAGTGATTCCTGGTAGGCGACGGCGGCGGTGGACACGCCGTTGAGGCCCACCATGATGCGGGCCTCGTTCATCATCTGGAACATGCAGGCGAGCCCGCGTCCGGGCTGGCCCACGAGCCAGCCGTGACAGTCATGGGACTCGCCGAAGTTGAGGACGAGGCTGGGCAGGCCGCGCCAGCCAATCTTGTGGATGACGCCGGCCACCTGGACGTCGTTGGGGACGAGGGTGTCTCCCTGGGGCCTGCGCGAGGGCACGGCGAAGAGGGACACGCCGCGCGTACCGCCCTCGGCGCCCTCGATGCGGGCGAGGGTGAGGTGCACGATGTTGTCGGTGAAGTCCTGGTCGCCCCCGCTGATGAAGATTTTCGAGCCCTGGAGCCGGTACGTGCCGTCCGGCGCGGGCGTGGCGCGCGTCTTCACGTCCGCGAGGCTGCTGCCGGCCTGGGGCTCGGTGAGCGCCATGGTGCCGGTCCACTCGCCCCGGTACATCCGGGTCATGAAGGTGTCGCGCAGGAAGGGCGTGCCGAAGACTTCCAGCAGGTGCGCGGCGCCGAGGGTGAGGCCCAGGTAGCCATAGGCGCTCAGGTTGGCGGCCATGAGGTAGGCGCTGGCCACGGCGTGCACGGTGAGGGGGAGCTGTTGGCCGCCGACGTCGGCCGGGCGGGTGGCGGTGAGCAGGCCCAGGTCGGCCATGCCGGCGTAGAGCGAGCGCATGGCGGGGTGGACGCGCACGCGGCCGTGTTCGAAGACGGGCGGGGCGGCGTCCATGGGCCGGTAGGTGGGAGCGAGCACCTCGCGGGCGAAGCGGCGGGTGCTGTCCAGGAGGAGCGTGAAGGTGTCACGCGAGTGCTCCTGGAAGGCCGGCAGCGCGCAGAGGGCGGCGGTGTCCAGCGCCTCGTAGAGCTGGAAGTCCACGTCGCGGTCCGACAGCAGGGGATTGGGGCGGGGCACGCTCATGCCCGGGTTCCCTACCAGGACGCGATGGGGCCGTCGAAGTCATCGTGCGACGGGCATTCACCGTTGGACGCGGGTGGGGCTTCCGGGCGGGGAGCGTGCGGGGGCAGCGAGGGCTTGGGCTTTCCGGCGGGGGAGGGGGGGCTGTGCGGGTCGATGCCGGTGTCTGGCATTGGTGCACCTCCGTGTGGGGTGTCCCGGCGATTCCCGTCTGAAGGTGGGGCTCATGTCTGTCCATTGCCGGGCGGGGACGGTCGGGGAGGCAAGGTCCCGCAGGGCGTGTCGGCCCGGGCCTGCGGGAGGGGCGGGCGCGACGCACCGTTGGAGGTGGAGGTATTTTCCGATGATCATCGTCGGCTCGATGCTGGTGGGAGTCCTGGTCATGTTGCTGGTGATGGGTGGGGTCATCATGGGGGGCGTGCTCGCGCACAAGAACGCGCGCGACGACGAGGCGCGGTGGGCGAGGGAAAACGCAGAGCTCGCGGCGCGGCACGAGAGGGACAGGTCCGGACCCATGGGTGGGGAACCCGTGCACGCGTGAAGGCGTGAGGCGCATTCCTCGCGAGGATGCGCCGTGCGCTTCGTGCTGCCGTCACTGCTGGGGCTGTGGGTGGGGTGTGCGGATGGACGACTCCGCCCGCACCGGAAGTTCCCGCAGGCGACGCTGTGTCTACCGGGGCCGCGGAGCGTAGTAGCGACGCAGCCAGCGGCTGAGTCCATCCAGGCCGGGGAAGAGGACGCGCTCGGTGATGTTCGCCTGGTCGAGCTTGTCTCGTATCTCCCACTTGAGCGACGCCGGCACCACCAGCCTGCGCACGCCGTGGTGCTGGTGCCCCAGGAAGTCGTTCAGGCTCAGCCCCGGCCCGTTCATCACCGAGAACAGCGCGAACTGGTTCACGATGCGCGCGTCCAACGACGGCGGCTCGAAGAACAACACGAACGGATGCTCCCCCAGCCCGTCGAACGTCGGCAGGTCCTGCGCCACCGACGCCAACATCTCCGCCGTGAACACGTCCGCCCCCTCCACCCGCAACTGCTCACGCAGCGGCCGGGGCAGCTGCTCGTTCGTCTTGTGGTAGTCCACGCACCAGACCGCCCCGTCCTCCTCCATCAGGTCCACGCGCTCCGTCATGAAGTGCAGGGCCACATAGGGACTGAACGTCCAGTCGAGCAGCCGCGTCGGCATCCCGTGGTGCTGCGCCAGCGCCAGCCAGTCCCAGATGGACGTCAGGCGCTCCGTGCCCGGGACGCCCCGCGCGTACTTGCGGAAGGCCCGTAGCAGATCCCTCTCCTGCCGCACGAACGCCCCCTGGCGGTTCAGCGTCGCCGTCAAATCCAACGTCGCGTTCGGAACGCCCCGGAACACGAAGCTCGTGCGGAACCGGTGCAGGGGCTCGTTCCACGAGCCCGCGAACATCAGGTCCTGCAACTCCAACCAGGATGTGACTCGCCGCTCCTGCATCCGCTGGCCCCTCGCCGCCTGACAAGGTGGACCCTGCCCTTCAGGAACGCAGCGGCGGGCCCGGCGGGAGACGGCGCCGGACGCCCCTCCCGCCCGCTCCCCCTCCCAGCGGAGGGGCGCGCCAGCGGGCAGGACGCCCGGCCGTCTCCATCACGGAAACTGAAACAGAGACATCTCAGGGCTGCCCGAAGTCCGCGGGCTGCGTGAAGGCATACGAGCTGGCGCCCGGCGCCTTGTCCTGCTGGAACAAGGGGCACTTGGCGCAGGTGAAGCTCTCCCAATCCTGGCGGACCGCCACGTCGATGCATCCGCCGTAGAAGCGGCAGTGCACGTTGCGGTGCTCCTCGATGGAGAACGTCTCAGCCCGCAGCGGAGGGTGGAACCTGGTGGGACGCGGCTGTGGACAAGGCATGGGATTCTCTCTAGCCCCCCTCGTGGGTGCTGATTCCCTCTACTGACCGGTGCGTCGCGTCATTCCCGGCGTGCCGCTGTCCGGACACTGAACGCTTGCACCCCGGCTCATCGCTGCCAGCAGAAGACCGTGTGGGTGCGACACATTCAAAAGGCACAACAGCCTAATGACGTCGGGCGTCCCGGGCCCGCCCCGCCAGGATGTCTGCCTTCACGCGGAGCAACCAGCCGGGCAGGCCGTCGGAATCTTCACGCCTGGAGCGCTTTCCCGCGAGAATGCGGCGCGTGAGCTCCCCCGCCCGACCCCCTCGTGCTTCCTCCCGCTGGCTGAGCGCCCTGGCGCTCCTGTCCCTGGTGCTGCTCAGCGGCTGTTCCGCCTTCTCCCGCGCCGTGCGCGAGGGGGACGGCGCCGTGAAGGAGCGCCACTGGGCGGAGGCGGAGGCGGCCTACCTGCGCGCCCTGGCCGCGGACCCGGGGGCCTCCGAGGTCACCGTGAAGCTGCGCGCGGTGCGCAAGGCGTGGGGCGCGGAGGTGTACCAGGAGGCCGGCGCCGCCCATGCCTCCGGGGACCTGCCGTCCGCCACCAAGCTGCTGGTGCGAGTGCTGGAGCTGGACCCCGACCATGACGGTGCCCGCGCGCTGCTCGCCCAGACGCTGGAGGCGCGCGTGCAGGTGGCATTGGGGCTGCTCAAGGAGGAGAAGCTCCAGGATGCCCGCGCGGAGCTGGACGCGGTGCTCGCCGTGGCGCCGGACCACGTGAATGCGCGCAAGGGCGTGGACGCCGTGCAGGTGGCGTGGGCGAAGCGCTTCTTCTCCAGCGCGGAGTCACTGGAGAAGGCCGGCAAGCTGGGCAACGCGCTCGTGGCCTACGTGCGCGCGGACCAGGAGCGCGTGGGCGCCACCGCCGCCCGCGAGCGCGCGGAGGCCGTGCGGCAGAAGCTGCGCGACGAGGTGGCCTTCCTGGTGGTGGCCACCCCCGTGGAGGACAACGCCCAGGCCCCGGATGTCGCCCAGCGGCTGAGCGCGGGACGGCTGGCCGCGGCGCTCCCCACGCAGCTGCCCCTGAAGGTCGTGACGGAGGCGCCCCCGGGCCGCGTGGGCGTGAAGCTGGACCTGGCCCTGGAGCGCGTGCTGCCGCTCAAGGCGGTGGAGGAGTCCCAGCGCAGCCAGCGCTACCTCGCGGGCAACCGCTCCGTGCCCAACCCCAAGCGCGCTGAGTACGAGAAGAAGCTGTTGGAGGCGGAGCGCACCCTGGAGGGCGTGGAGCGCAAGCAGGCCGCCGTGCTGCGCGAGTACCTCAAGGCCCAGCTGGAGCTGGGCACGCTTCGCGACGTCGCCGAGCGCTGCCGCGAGCGGGAGAAGCGCGAGTGCCGCAAGGCCATCCAGGAGTGCGGCGAGGAGGCCCGCGACGCGAAGAGCCCGGGCAAGGTGCCGGGCGAGTGCGACCCGGAGCGCTGCTCCGGCCAGTGCACCCAGGACGAGGGCCTGATGACGATGAAGGCCAAGGCGACGCGCGTGCTGGAGGTGGCGGTGCAGGTGGCGCTGGACAAGGCGGAGTCCCAGCGCACCGAGGTGCAGCGCAACCGCGACGCCGTCTTCCGTGAGCCCATCACCGTGGAGGAGCCCATGTATTCGGACTTCGTCTACGACGTGCAGCTGCACCGGCTCACCGTGACGGCCACCGTGACGTCGGTGATGCGCGACCTGCTGACGCCCCAGCAGGTGGCCGCGCCGAACACGCAGGACTACGCGGTGCTGCACGAGGACCTGGCGCACAAGGGGTATGACCGCTACGGCGTGCTCGCGGACCCCGTGCAGCTGCGCAACGAGCTGGAGCTGCGCGTGGACGCGGGCGACAAGGCCGTCCAGGACGTGGCCCGGCACGTGAAGGAGCGCTTCGACCTGTACCGCGGCAAGCGCGTGGAGGACGCCCGGCGCGGCATGGTGCGCCCCGGCGCGGAGGACGTGGTGGAGACGGCCGTGCGCGCGCTGCTGCTCACCGCGGACGCGCCCCCGCAGGACATCCTCCAGCCCGTCGCCCGCGCGCGCGGCCTCACGAAGCCGGAGGCCCTGCTGGGCGTGGGGCAGTAGCCCCGGTCAGTCCAGGCTGGCGCTCATCTCCGGGCGCTCCAGCCGCAGCGTCTCCACCCGGCGCCGGCGCGCGCCCGCGATGGTCAGGTGCCACGCGGCCGCGGCCAGCCCCACGCAGAAGCAGCCCGCCCACAGCGCGCGGCCGCCCACGTGGCCCAGCATCGCGCCTCCCAGCGCGGGGGCGATGCTGGAGGCCAGGCCCCACATCATGTGGTACGCGCCCTGGTAGCTGCCGCGCAGCTCCGCCGGCGCCAGGTCCGCCACCACCGACGGCGCCACCGGCGAGTGGACGATCTCCCCCAGCGTCCACACCGCCACCGCGGCCATCGCCAGCGGCACCGTGGCTGGTAGCGCGTGCAGCCCGAAGCCCACGGCGGTGAGCACGCCCGCCACCGCCAGCGCGGTGGAGCGCCGCACCCGGGCCACCCCGCGCACGACGAACGGCTGGAGCGCGACGATGAGCACGCCGTTGACGGACATCACCAGCCCGTACTGGGCGGGCGTCAGCCCCTGCTGGGTGAGCGTCAGCGGCAGGCTCATGAAGCTCTGGTGGAAGAGCAGCGCCAGCGCGAACACCGGCAGGCAGAAGGCCAGGTACACGCCGTCGCGGAAGGGCGACAGCACCGCCCCCAGCGGCGAGTGGGACGCGTGCGCCGCCCGCGCCTCCGCGGGCCGCGTCTCCGGCACGAACGCCCAGACGCAGCAGCCGTAGAGGAACGTGGTCACCGCGTCCGCGATGAAGAGCAGCCGGTAGCCCAGCCCCGCCAGGAGGCCCGCCAGCGGCAGCGCGATGGCGAAGCCCAGGTTGATGACCCAGTAGAGCAACCCGTACGCGCGCGCCCGGTCCCGGGGCGCCACCAGGTCCGCCACCGCCGCGGACACCGCCGGCCGGTAGAGGTCTCCCAGGATGCCCAGGAGGAAGGCCGCCACCGCGATGCTTCCCGGCGTCTCCGAGTGGCCGATGAACAGCATGGCCCCCGACCCCAGCCACAGGCCCCCCGCGAGCGTCAGCCGCCGGCCCACCCGGTCCGCGAGCATGCCTCCCAGGGGCGCCGCCAGCACCGCGCCCGCGCCGTTGAGCGCCACGATGAAGCCCGCCTGCTCCACGCTGAAGCCGCGCTCGCGCGTGAGGTAGAGCGCCAGGAACGGCGCGACGAAGGACCCCAGCCGGTTCACGAAGGTGCCCACCCACAGGACCCAGTACGTCCGTGGCAGGCCACCTCCGCCCAGCGCTCTCAACACCATGGCAACGGGATTCATGGAGGATGCCCGACGGCCGTGGGAGGGACGCCTGACCGGGGCGTCCGCCAGCATGCGCCCGCGCCCCGCCCGTTTCCATGCGCGCTCCGTCACACGCGGGCGGTTGGAACCTCATGCATTCCAGTCGCGCGCGAAACGCGACTTCCCGGTACGTCCTTCATGGCGCTGGACATCCCCTCCGGGCTCCTCCAGGTTGCCGCGCCAACCCACACCGGGAAAGGCGGGCATGGGGCAGGTCATCGGACTCCTGGGGGTGTGCCTCCTGTTGGGCGTGGTGGCGCGCCGGAGCGGCCGGTTCCCGGAAGGGACGGCGCCCGCGTTCAACGCCTTCCTGCTCAATGTGTCCCTGCCCGCGCTGGTGCTGCGCGCCATGCACCGGCTGGA
This genomic interval carries:
- the traC gene encoding outer membrane exchange accessory lipoprotein TraC, whose protein sequence is MRRVSSPARPPRASSRWLSALALLSLVLLSGCSAFSRAVREGDGAVKERHWAEAEAAYLRALAADPGASEVTVKLRAVRKAWGAEVYQEAGAAHASGDLPSATKLLVRVLELDPDHDGARALLAQTLEARVQVALGLLKEEKLQDARAELDAVLAVAPDHVNARKGVDAVQVAWAKRFFSSAESLEKAGKLGNALVAYVRADQERVGATAARERAEAVRQKLRDEVAFLVVATPVEDNAQAPDVAQRLSAGRLAAALPTQLPLKVVTEAPPGRVGVKLDLALERVLPLKAVEESQRSQRYLAGNRSVPNPKRAEYEKKLLEAERTLEGVERKQAAVLREYLKAQLELGTLRDVAERCREREKRECRKAIQECGEEARDAKSPGKVPGECDPERCSGQCTQDEGLMTMKAKATRVLEVAVQVALDKAESQRTEVQRNRDAVFREPITVEEPMYSDFVYDVQLHRLTVTATVTSVMRDLLTPQQVAAPNTQDYAVLHEDLAHKGYDRYGVLADPVQLRNELELRVDAGDKAVQDVARHVKERFDLYRGKRVEDARRGMVRPGAEDVVETAVRALLLTADAPPQDILQPVARARGLTKPEALLGVGQ
- a CDS encoding MFS transporter; this encodes MNPVAMVLRALGGGGLPRTYWVLWVGTFVNRLGSFVAPFLALYLTRERGFSVEQAGFIVALNGAGAVLAAPLGGMLADRVGRRLTLAGGLWLGSGAMLFIGHSETPGSIAVAAFLLGILGDLYRPAVSAAVADLVAPRDRARAYGLLYWVINLGFAIALPLAGLLAGLGYRLLFIADAVTTFLYGCCVWAFVPETRPAEARAAHASHSPLGAVLSPFRDGVYLAFCLPVFALALLFHQSFMSLPLTLTQQGLTPAQYGLVMSVNGVLIVALQPFVVRGVARVRRSTALAVAGVLTAVGFGLHALPATVPLAMAAVAVWTLGEIVHSPVAPSVVADLAPAELRGSYQGAYHMMWGLASSIAPALGGAMLGHVGGRALWAGCFCVGLAAAAWHLTIAGARRRRVETLRLERPEMSASLD